A stretch of Rubinisphaera margarita DNA encodes these proteins:
- a CDS encoding beta-ketoacyl-[acyl-carrier-protein] synthase family protein → MTVALTGIGLWTPLGVDRETSWQTLLSGCRPQNSSPVPSTLPLAEGACDLPGNLTLPEQLALTTVQEALTDAGWTDPTTFQEHRWGCVVGTSKGPLELYRPDSPHPFPSLWPSAPLQRILQEYPLTGPALCPVSACATGLDAVIRGAQLIEQGECDLVLAGSVDASINDFVRYSYRRLGVLAREDRPAEQACRPFDRDRSGFVIGAGGAMFVLARNEAPWQPAGSAYGYLERALQYNDPSGMTQLDPQAGVLTRLLGDLLIRSGRRTSDVDVLNLHGTGTTANDLSEATAIGRVFGKPDQQPWSTASKGAHGHPLGAAGSMELAWLLLALRDQILPPVWNLSELDPACPIRPVLKQPLTASIDCGLKISLGFGGHHSAALITRGERTGN, encoded by the coding sequence ATGACAGTCGCCCTGACCGGCATCGGACTCTGGACCCCCCTGGGAGTGGACCGCGAAACCAGCTGGCAGACACTGCTGTCCGGTTGCCGCCCGCAGAATTCCTCGCCGGTTCCTTCGACCCTGCCACTCGCTGAGGGGGCGTGCGATTTGCCTGGCAATTTGACGCTGCCGGAGCAACTGGCTCTCACCACCGTCCAGGAAGCGCTGACCGACGCCGGCTGGACCGATCCCACCACCTTTCAGGAACACCGCTGGGGTTGTGTGGTTGGCACGAGCAAGGGCCCGCTCGAACTGTACCGCCCGGACAGTCCTCATCCGTTTCCCTCGCTCTGGCCCTCGGCTCCGCTGCAGCGAATCCTGCAGGAATACCCGCTGACCGGCCCGGCCCTCTGTCCGGTTTCCGCTTGCGCAACCGGACTTGATGCCGTGATTCGCGGGGCTCAGCTGATTGAGCAGGGGGAGTGTGATCTGGTGCTCGCCGGCAGTGTCGATGCCTCGATCAACGATTTCGTCCGCTATTCGTACCGCCGCCTTGGGGTGCTGGCCCGCGAGGATCGCCCGGCCGAACAGGCCTGCCGTCCGTTCGATCGCGATCGTTCCGGGTTTGTCATCGGAGCCGGCGGCGCCATGTTCGTGCTGGCTCGCAACGAAGCGCCCTGGCAGCCGGCCGGCTCGGCCTATGGATACCTCGAACGCGCTCTGCAGTACAACGATCCTTCAGGAATGACCCAGCTCGATCCGCAGGCCGGTGTGCTGACGCGGCTGCTGGGTGATCTGCTGATTCGCTCGGGGCGCCGGACGTCGGACGTCGATGTGCTCAATCTGCACGGCACCGGAACAACGGCCAACGACCTCAGCGAAGCGACGGCGATCGGCCGCGTCTTCGGGAAGCCGGATCAACAGCCGTGGAGTACTGCCAGCAAGGGCGCCCATGGTCATCCCCTCGGGGCGGCCGGCAGCATGGAACTGGCATGGCTGCTGCTGGCCCTGCGCGATCAAATTCTCCCGCCGGTCTGGAATCTCTCAGAACTCGATCCCGCCTGTCCCATCCGCCCGGTGTTGAAACAACCGTTAACGGCGAGCATCGACTGCGGCCTCAAAATCTCCCTCGGCTTCGGCGGCCACCACAGCGCCGCCCTCATCACCCGCGGCGAACGAACCGGGAATTAG
- a CDS encoding HYExAFE family protein: MLRSNHYDVAFEAYLRERRTAYVAVDESRRALLADVSLKSMDFIVYSPGSTNLLVDVKGRRRTGGRRWENWATVEDIECLAKWQEVFGGDFRSLLVFAYESELNSAGAGSRSFVNFREKRYDFYGVWVDDYRQVMKQRSPRWQTVWVPKEAFRDCRFPLETVLSGSATAL; this comes from the coding sequence ATGCTGCGATCGAACCATTACGATGTGGCGTTTGAGGCGTATTTGCGAGAGAGGCGGACCGCTTACGTCGCGGTCGACGAGTCGCGGCGGGCCCTGCTGGCGGATGTTTCGCTGAAATCGATGGACTTCATCGTTTATTCGCCTGGATCGACGAATCTGCTGGTCGATGTGAAAGGCCGCCGCCGGACGGGCGGACGCCGCTGGGAGAACTGGGCAACGGTCGAAGATATCGAGTGTCTGGCCAAATGGCAGGAGGTCTTCGGCGGCGATTTCCGCAGTCTGCTGGTCTTTGCCTACGAATCGGAACTCAATTCTGCCGGAGCCGGGTCTCGTTCGTTCGTCAATTTCCGTGAGAAACGGTATGATTTCTACGGCGTCTGGGTCGACGACTATCGGCAGGTGATGAAACAGCGGTCACCCCGGTGGCAGACGGTCTGGGTGCCAAAAGAGGCGTTCCGCGATTGCCGGTTCCCTCTGGAAACCGTACTCTCCGGTTCTGCGACGGCGCTTTAG
- a CDS encoding DUF1501 domain-containing protein: protein MPRRHFLQQFGMGLGTIALGDMLNPVSANAASADAVLQTLHHAPKAQRVIYLFQSGAPSQMDLFDYKPLLNEKHGEQLPDSVRGQQRLTGMSGNQSSLPLVGSPFKFAQHGESGLWMSDLLPHTSKVADELCVIHSMYTEAINHGPGVTHMQTGSQFPGRPSIGGWLSYGLGSENADLPAFIVMTTRDKKGQPLVSRYWGNGFLPARHQGVQFRSGGDPVLYLQNPAGISSDTRQGMLRALNRLHEIEKQETLDPQIDTRIAQYEMAFRMQTSIPEATDLSSEPEHIFELYGEQAREPGTFAANCLQARRLAERGVRFIQLYHPGWDHHGGLPGGLRTQCQETDQASAALITDLKQRGLLDDTLVIWGGEFGRTNYCQGKLTANSFGRDHHPRCFSLWMAGGGVKGGMSYGQTDPYCYNIVEKPVHVHDFHATLLHLLGIDHERLTYRYQGRAFRLTDVHGHVVEEILA, encoded by the coding sequence ATGCCACGACGACATTTCCTGCAGCAGTTCGGAATGGGACTGGGAACGATTGCACTCGGGGACATGCTGAACCCGGTTTCTGCGAACGCGGCCAGTGCAGATGCCGTTTTGCAAACGCTGCATCATGCTCCGAAAGCCCAGCGGGTGATTTATCTGTTTCAGTCGGGCGCTCCGTCGCAGATGGATCTGTTCGACTACAAGCCGCTCCTCAACGAGAAGCATGGCGAGCAGCTGCCCGACTCGGTGCGCGGTCAGCAGCGGTTGACCGGAATGTCGGGCAACCAGTCGAGTTTGCCGCTGGTCGGGTCGCCGTTCAAGTTCGCTCAGCACGGCGAATCGGGACTCTGGATGAGCGACCTGCTGCCGCACACCTCGAAGGTCGCCGACGAACTCTGCGTGATTCATTCGATGTACACCGAAGCGATCAACCATGGCCCCGGCGTTACCCACATGCAGACCGGCTCGCAGTTCCCGGGACGACCGAGTATCGGCGGCTGGCTCAGTTACGGGCTGGGCAGCGAGAACGCCGATCTGCCGGCGTTCATTGTGATGACAACGCGCGACAAGAAAGGGCAGCCGCTCGTTTCCCGGTACTGGGGCAACGGCTTCCTGCCCGCCCGTCATCAAGGGGTGCAGTTCCGCAGCGGCGGCGATCCGGTCCTCTACCTGCAGAACCCGGCCGGGATCAGTTCGGACACGCGTCAAGGCATGCTGCGGGCGCTGAATCGACTTCACGAGATCGAGAAACAGGAAACCCTCGATCCGCAGATTGACACGCGAATCGCCCAGTACGAAATGGCCTTCCGGATGCAGACTTCGATTCCGGAAGCGACCGATCTTTCTTCAGAACCAGAGCACATCTTCGAACTGTACGGCGAGCAGGCGCGAGAACCGGGGACGTTCGCGGCCAACTGTCTGCAGGCCCGCCGTCTGGCCGAGCGGGGTGTCCGCTTCATTCAGCTCTATCATCCCGGCTGGGACCACCACGGTGGACTCCCCGGCGGCCTCAGGACCCAGTGTCAGGAAACCGATCAGGCCTCCGCGGCTCTGATCACCGATCTCAAGCAGCGCGGACTGCTCGACGACACTCTCGTCATCTGGGGCGGCGAGTTCGGTCGCACGAATTACTGTCAGGGAAAGCTGACCGCGAACAGCTTCGGGCGCGATCATCACCCCCGCTGCTTCAGTCTCTGGATGGCGGGAGGCGGCGTCAAAGGGGGCATGAGTTACGGCCAGACCGATCCGTACTGCTACAACATCGTCGAGAAGCCGGTCCACGTTCACGATTTTCACGCGACGCTGCTCCATCTGCTCGGCATCGACCACGAACGCCTCACCTACCGTTATCAGGGCCGGGCCTTCCGCCTGACCGATGTGCACGGACACGTGGTCGAGGAGATTCTCGCCTGA
- a CDS encoding DUF58 domain-containing protein, with protein MANAEQYLKPEVIRNVARLDLRARFIVEGFLSGLHASPFHGFSVEFSEHRRYSTGDDPKDIDWLVYAKTDRYYVKKYQAETNITGYLLLDLSESMGYTFRQELSKFEYAVSLAAALAYMMIHQQDPVGLVTFDEKLQTILGAKSRRSQLASILALLARAKPTGTTDVAQALQLFAPMIRHKSLVMLFSDLLVDPEPVMQSLRRLRHAGHDVIIFHILDEAEVSFPFSGSVALRDPETNDEMKFDASGIRQDYLDAVQALREQYRQECLTMGVDYVPLDTSLRFDKALVEYLSQRQARF; from the coding sequence ATGGCCAATGCCGAGCAGTATCTGAAACCGGAAGTGATCCGCAATGTCGCCCGGCTCGATCTTCGGGCCCGCTTCATTGTCGAGGGCTTTCTGAGCGGCCTGCATGCCAGCCCGTTTCATGGCTTCAGCGTCGAATTCAGCGAACACCGCCGATACTCCACCGGCGATGATCCCAAGGACATCGACTGGCTCGTCTACGCCAAAACCGACCGGTACTACGTCAAGAAATACCAGGCCGAGACGAACATCACCGGCTATCTGCTGCTCGATCTTTCGGAAAGCATGGGCTACACCTTCCGGCAGGAACTCTCCAAGTTCGAGTACGCCGTTTCCCTCGCGGCTGCACTGGCTTACATGATGATCCACCAGCAGGATCCGGTCGGGCTGGTCACCTTCGACGAGAAACTGCAGACGATTTTGGGAGCCAAGAGCCGGCGGTCTCAGCTGGCCAGTATTCTGGCCCTGCTCGCCCGGGCCAAACCGACCGGGACAACCGATGTTGCCCAGGCTCTGCAGTTGTTCGCCCCGATGATTCGGCACAAGAGCCTCGTGATGCTCTTTTCCGATCTGCTGGTCGATCCCGAGCCCGTCATGCAGTCGCTGCGACGGCTGAGGCACGCCGGGCACGATGTCATCATCTTTCATATTCTCGACGAAGCCGAGGTCAGCTTCCCCTTCAGCGGCTCGGTCGCTCTCCGCGATCCGGAAACCAATGACGAGATGAAGTTCGACGCCTCCGGCATTCGTCAGGACTATCTCGACGCCGTGCAGGCTCTCCGCGAACAGTACCGTCAAGAATGCCTCACGATGGGCGTCGATTACGTCCCTCTCGACACCAGCCTCCGCTTCGACAAAGCCCTCGTCGAATACCTCTCCCAGCGCCAGGCCCGTTTCTAA
- a CDS encoding SDR family oxidoreductase produces the protein MHDSEFKAEVDRLIVGCGYLGSRVAAAWQQEGLSVAATTRSPAKASEFVAKGILPIVCDVLDPKTLSWLPPAKAVLHAVGYDRQSDQSMREVYVEGLRNLVAALPEQSRLIHISSSSVYGQTDGETVDETSACEPARENGQICLEAEQLLNERANTVILRLAGIYGPERLLARAEQLEQKTPFAGNPDAWLNLIHVEDAVQAVIGAARRELPHSLYLVSDNEPVTRRAYYTRLAELLNTAAPVFDAAADDPKGDRGLNKRCSNQRLQAELVPELRFPTIEQGLVDALQLEV, from the coding sequence ATGCACGATTCAGAATTCAAGGCAGAAGTCGACCGGCTCATCGTCGGTTGTGGATATTTAGGCAGCCGCGTCGCGGCCGCATGGCAACAAGAGGGACTTTCGGTCGCGGCAACAACCCGCTCCCCGGCGAAAGCCTCGGAGTTCGTCGCGAAGGGGATTCTTCCCATCGTCTGCGACGTCCTCGATCCGAAAACGCTCAGCTGGCTCCCGCCCGCGAAAGCGGTCCTGCACGCGGTCGGTTACGACCGACAATCGGACCAGTCGATGCGGGAGGTCTACGTCGAAGGTCTGCGGAATCTGGTTGCTGCACTTCCGGAGCAGTCGCGACTGATTCATATTTCCAGCTCCAGCGTGTACGGACAAACCGACGGCGAAACGGTCGATGAGACCTCCGCCTGCGAACCGGCCCGGGAGAATGGACAGATCTGCCTGGAAGCCGAGCAGCTTCTCAATGAGCGGGCGAACACGGTGATTCTCCGTCTGGCCGGCATCTACGGCCCAGAGCGGCTGCTGGCGCGAGCCGAGCAACTGGAGCAGAAAACGCCATTCGCTGGCAATCCGGACGCCTGGCTCAATCTCATCCACGTCGAGGACGCGGTTCAGGCGGTCATCGGGGCGGCCAGACGGGAGTTGCCCCATTCGTTGTATCTGGTGTCCGACAATGAACCGGTTACCCGCCGGGCGTACTACACTCGTCTGGCCGAGTTGCTGAATACGGCCGCACCGGTCTTTGATGCCGCAGCAGACGATCCGAAAGGAGACCGCGGACTTAACAAGCGCTGCTCCAATCAGCGTCTGCAGGCCGAACTTGTGCCGGAACTGCGGTTCCCGACGATCGAACAGGGCCTCGTCGATGCCCTGCAACTCGAAGTCTGA
- a CDS encoding DUF1553 domain-containing protein, whose product MSNSRSYFRIAGPTATLLVAVILLSQPFAAAVAGVDFNEQIRPILSDKCFFCHGPDPETREADLRLDVRQDAIDYLAIVPGEPAESELIRRIEETDPELRMPPPHAKRSISPEEIALLKQWIAEKAPYQEHWSFNRLEPTEVPRHPDSDWPASEIDQFVLKRMREKGLEPSAPAQKAALLRRVTFDLTGLPPTLEELDAFLADESPNAYEKVVDRLLASPAYGERMTAEWLDVARYSDTYGYQVDRDRYVWPWRDWVIRAFNANKPYDEFVTEQLAGDLLPNATDDQILATTFNRLHPQKVEGGSVPEEFRVEYVSDRTQTVATAFLGLTLECARCHTHKYDPLTQTEYYQLSSFFDNIDEAGLYSYFTNAVPTPNLLLASDEQKASMASLRDKIAQQEQELADLEQQTPPGFKAWWDNSRPLKPEPVLLEESTPAPAADPELIPGRIAHLDFEEWKDNKNIAVPGVKGQAIKLTGDDAVNLDVGNFQRFQPFSVALWMQTPDVKERAVIFHRSRAWTDAASRGYELLIEEGHLAASLIHFWPGNALSVKTKEPIPTGEWLHVAVTYDGSIEAAGLQIWVNGQPAELDVVRDELTKNITGGGGDNIAIGERFRDRGFKNGLVDEFQVFERELTPLEVGQLHDGTSLVNLLQQPLESLGKKERRLMEEYYRSTVGEVWQKKQEELRQARQKLCDLVDPIPEIMVMREKSEPHQTYLLQRGVYDARGEAVESAVPAALHPFPEDAPRNRLGLARWLMSRDNPLTARVTVNRYWQMLFGQGIVKTPEDFGSQGAVPSHPQLLDWLALDFMTHGWDLKRLMKQIVISSTYRQTSRVTAESLAKDPVNIWLSRYPAHRLPAEMLRDNALAVSGLLVDKIGGDPVKPYELEDAFKPTPRSKGEGLYRRSLYTYWKRTSPAPAMTTFDAAKRDVCQLKRDKTSSPLQAFIMLNGPQYVEAARSLAERTLKQHPDDVSAGIESMFRLLTARVPSEQEQTVLNELHALNADHFAKNPEAATSFLGIGDKEFDKSLNAGQLAAMSIVASTLLNYDECMMQR is encoded by the coding sequence ATGTCGAACAGCCGCTCTTATTTTCGCATCGCAGGTCCAACCGCGACTCTGCTTGTTGCTGTCATTCTTCTCAGCCAGCCGTTCGCGGCGGCAGTCGCTGGTGTTGACTTCAATGAACAGATCCGCCCGATTCTCTCGGACAAATGCTTCTTCTGTCATGGTCCCGATCCAGAAACCCGCGAAGCCGATCTCCGGCTCGATGTCCGGCAGGACGCGATCGACTATCTGGCGATTGTGCCCGGTGAGCCGGCCGAGAGTGAACTGATTCGTCGGATCGAAGAGACCGATCCCGAGTTGAGAATGCCGCCGCCCCACGCGAAACGATCGATCTCGCCAGAAGAAATCGCTCTGCTGAAGCAGTGGATCGCCGAGAAGGCGCCTTATCAAGAGCACTGGTCGTTCAACCGACTGGAGCCGACGGAAGTCCCCAGGCATCCCGACAGCGACTGGCCGGCCAGTGAGATTGATCAGTTCGTGTTGAAACGAATGCGGGAGAAAGGACTGGAACCATCGGCTCCCGCGCAAAAGGCGGCTCTGCTCCGCCGGGTGACATTCGACCTCACTGGACTGCCGCCCACGCTGGAGGAACTCGACGCCTTTCTGGCCGATGAATCGCCAAACGCCTACGAGAAGGTCGTCGATCGCCTGCTCGCCTCCCCCGCTTACGGCGAACGAATGACAGCCGAATGGCTCGATGTCGCCCGCTACAGCGACACGTATGGCTATCAGGTTGACCGCGATCGTTACGTCTGGCCGTGGCGAGACTGGGTCATCCGGGCCTTCAATGCGAACAAGCCTTACGATGAGTTCGTGACCGAACAGCTCGCCGGCGATCTCCTGCCGAACGCGACCGACGATCAGATCCTGGCAACCACCTTCAACCGCCTGCATCCACAGAAGGTCGAAGGAGGCAGTGTGCCGGAAGAGTTTCGCGTCGAATACGTCTCCGACCGCACGCAGACCGTGGCAACCGCGTTTCTGGGACTGACCCTCGAATGTGCCCGCTGTCATACGCACAAGTACGACCCGCTCACGCAGACCGAGTACTATCAGCTCTCGTCGTTTTTCGACAACATCGACGAAGCCGGGCTGTATTCGTATTTCACGAACGCCGTCCCGACGCCGAACCTTCTGCTCGCCAGTGACGAGCAGAAGGCGAGCATGGCTTCTCTCCGCGACAAAATCGCACAGCAGGAACAGGAACTTGCCGATCTCGAACAGCAGACTCCCCCCGGCTTCAAAGCATGGTGGGACAACTCGCGTCCGCTGAAACCCGAACCGGTCCTTCTCGAAGAGTCAACTCCCGCGCCCGCGGCCGATCCGGAACTGATCCCCGGCCGCATCGCTCATCTCGATTTCGAGGAATGGAAGGACAACAAGAACATCGCGGTTCCCGGCGTGAAGGGACAGGCCATCAAGCTGACAGGGGACGATGCGGTCAATCTGGACGTCGGCAACTTCCAGCGGTTCCAGCCTTTCAGCGTCGCTCTGTGGATGCAGACCCCGGACGTGAAGGAACGAGCCGTCATCTTTCATCGCTCGCGGGCCTGGACCGATGCGGCCAGTCGCGGTTATGAGTTGTTGATCGAAGAGGGTCATCTGGCTGCGTCGCTGATTCACTTCTGGCCCGGCAACGCGTTGAGCGTGAAGACAAAAGAACCGATCCCGACCGGCGAGTGGCTGCATGTCGCGGTGACTTACGATGGTTCCATTGAAGCGGCTGGTCTGCAGATCTGGGTCAATGGCCAGCCCGCCGAGCTCGACGTCGTCCGCGATGAATTGACCAAGAACATCACCGGAGGGGGCGGCGACAACATCGCCATCGGCGAACGCTTCCGCGACCGGGGATTCAAGAACGGACTGGTCGACGAGTTCCAGGTCTTTGAACGGGAGTTGACTCCGCTCGAAGTCGGGCAACTGCACGATGGAACGTCGCTCGTCAACCTCCTGCAGCAGCCGCTCGAATCGCTCGGCAAGAAAGAACGCCGGCTCATGGAGGAGTACTATCGCTCCACCGTCGGCGAAGTCTGGCAGAAGAAGCAGGAGGAGTTGCGACAGGCTCGGCAGAAGCTGTGCGATCTGGTCGATCCGATACCTGAGATCATGGTGATGCGGGAGAAGTCCGAACCACATCAGACGTATCTGCTGCAGCGCGGCGTCTACGATGCCCGGGGAGAAGCGGTTGAATCGGCAGTCCCGGCTGCTCTGCATCCGTTCCCGGAAGACGCTCCCAGAAACCGTCTCGGCCTGGCCCGCTGGCTGATGTCACGCGACAATCCGCTGACCGCTCGTGTCACCGTCAACCGGTACTGGCAGATGCTGTTTGGTCAGGGAATCGTGAAGACTCCCGAGGACTTCGGAAGCCAGGGAGCCGTGCCGAGCCATCCGCAACTGCTCGACTGGCTGGCGCTCGACTTCATGACTCACGGCTGGGACCTGAAGCGACTCATGAAACAGATCGTGATCTCGTCGACCTACCGGCAGACGTCGCGTGTGACGGCCGAGTCTCTGGCCAAAGATCCGGTGAACATCTGGCTGTCGCGATACCCGGCTCATCGCCTGCCGGCCGAGATGCTCCGCGACAATGCCCTGGCAGTCAGCGGGCTGCTCGTCGACAAGATCGGCGGCGATCCGGTCAAACCTTACGAACTGGAAGACGCCTTCAAGCCGACTCCCCGCAGCAAGGGCGAGGGGCTCTATCGACGCAGTCTCTACACCTACTGGAAACGCACCAGCCCGGCTCCCGCGATGACGACGTTCGATGCCGCCAAGCGGGATGTCTGCCAGCTGAAACGGGATAAGACATCCTCGCCGCTGCAGGCCTTCATCATGCTCAACGGCCCGCAATACGTTGAAGCGGCTCGCAGCCTGGCGGAGCGAACGCTGAAGCAGCATCCCGACGATGTCTCCGCCGGGATCGAATCCATGTTCCGTCTGCTGACCGCTCGCGTACCGAGTGAGCAGGAACAGACGGTCCTGAACGAACTTCACGCCCTGAACGCGGACCACTTCGCAAAGAACCCCGAAGCCGCCACCTCCTTTCTGGGTATTGGCGACAAAGAGTTCGACAAGTCGCTGAACGCGGGACAACTGGCGGCCATGAGCATCGTCGCCAGCACCCTGCTGAACTACGACGAATGTATGATGCAGCGGTAA
- a CDS encoding DUF1501 domain-containing protein, whose translation MNPDPQNQLLHAQTRRHFFRDCGVGVGKIALASMLANGGAQLAHASSSDSPAPPHFAPRAKRVIYLFMAGAPSQLELFDYKPKLKELEGKPIPPSVIAGQRYAFIQPDAAVLGPQFEFAKRGQSGIELSDQLPHLSRVVDELTFVRSCHTDLFNHSPAQLFMNTGNGVPGRPSMGAWLSYGLGNEANDLPTFVVLKSGGSLSGGSGMWSAGFLPSKHQGVPFRGEGDPILHISNPAGIDRSIQRDTLDTLERLNSLQAERTGDPEIDTRISAYEMAFRMQSRAPELMDFSQETAATLQSYGANPGNGKAAFANNCLLARRLAERGVRFIQVYHSGWDHHSNVAGGIKGQTRQTDQACAALIEDLKQRGLLEDTLVVWGGEFGRTPMVEASAALGRSQGRDHHPQAFTMWFAGGGMKPGLAYGQTDELGFHVVEKPVHVHDVQATILHCLGIDHERLVYKHQGLNFKLTGVEEHHPVTDLLA comes from the coding sequence ATGAATCCGGACCCTCAGAACCAACTGCTCCACGCTCAGACGCGGCGGCACTTCTTCCGCGACTGCGGAGTCGGCGTCGGCAAGATTGCGCTCGCCTCGATGCTCGCCAATGGCGGTGCTCAACTGGCGCACGCCTCGTCCAGCGACAGCCCCGCTCCGCCGCATTTCGCGCCCCGGGCCAAGCGGGTCATCTACCTGTTCATGGCGGGAGCCCCGAGTCAACTCGAGTTGTTCGACTACAAGCCGAAGCTGAAAGAACTCGAAGGCAAACCGATTCCGCCCTCGGTCATCGCCGGTCAGCGGTACGCCTTCATTCAACCCGACGCCGCGGTGCTCGGGCCGCAGTTCGAGTTCGCCAAGCGGGGCCAGTCGGGGATTGAACTTTCCGATCAGCTGCCGCATCTCTCCCGCGTAGTCGATGAGCTGACCTTCGTGCGGTCGTGCCATACCGATCTGTTCAACCACTCGCCGGCTCAGCTGTTCATGAACACCGGCAACGGCGTTCCGGGTCGCCCGAGTATGGGAGCCTGGCTCAGTTACGGGCTCGGCAACGAAGCCAACGATCTGCCAACGTTCGTCGTTCTGAAAAGCGGCGGCAGCCTCAGCGGCGGCTCCGGCATGTGGTCGGCTGGCTTCCTGCCCTCGAAGCATCAGGGGGTTCCCTTCCGCGGCGAAGGTGATCCGATCCTGCACATTTCCAATCCAGCCGGGATCGACCGGAGCATTCAGCGAGACACTCTTGATACGCTCGAACGCCTCAACTCGCTGCAGGCCGAACGGACGGGTGATCCGGAGATCGACACGCGGATTTCGGCTTACGAGATGGCGTTCCGTATGCAGTCGCGGGCCCCGGAGTTGATGGATTTCTCGCAGGAAACCGCCGCGACGCTGCAGTCGTACGGAGCCAACCCGGGGAACGGGAAAGCGGCTTTCGCGAACAACTGTCTGCTGGCCCGACGTCTGGCCGAGCGTGGCGTGCGATTCATTCAGGTGTACCACTCCGGCTGGGATCATCACAGTAACGTCGCCGGCGGCATCAAAGGGCAGACACGACAGACCGATCAGGCCTGTGCGGCTCTGATCGAAGACCTGAAGCAGCGCGGTCTGCTTGAAGATACGCTCGTTGTCTGGGGCGGCGAATTCGGACGCACGCCAATGGTCGAAGCAAGTGCCGCCCTCGGCCGCAGCCAGGGACGCGACCATCATCCGCAGGCCTTCACGATGTGGTTCGCCGGCGGCGGCATGAAGCCGGGGCTGGCTTACGGACAGACCGACGAACTCGGTTTCCACGTGGTCGAGAAGCCGGTCCACGTGCACGACGTGCAGGCGACGATTCTGCATTGTCTGGGCATCGACCACGAGCGACTCGTCTACAAACACCAGGGGTTGAACTTCAAACTGACCGGTGTCGAAGAACATCACCCCGTGACCGATCTCCTCGCCTGA